One Brachybacterium aquaticum genomic region harbors:
- a CDS encoding ScyD/ScyE family protein translates to MSLNVYRRLLAATGALALGASLLGGSAATAAGPETVATGLNSPRQLAFSPGGTLYVAEAGPFLTPDDSCVQHPEFGTTCAGLTGSLAKISGGTVDRVVTGLPSLSSAAESVGPFDLVFTGNNTVAFTIGLGGSPAIRDSFGKDGTHLGYVGSATLNPNHKKGVVTYEFDTVAHEAAHDIDADVDSNPTGLARSGNGYVVADSGGNTLVSTRKGGSTLAEFAPVATTQPGPVPVGFPADAVPTDVVQGKDGSWYVSQLVGFPFEKGSSTIWRVPAGGGTPTPYATGLTNVTSLDIASDGTLYAVEVASDGLLSGPVGSLRKIVPGGSSHPLVAGGLNQPYGLAIDGSWAYVTTGTIAPATGGGSVVRIRL, encoded by the coding sequence ATGTCCCTGAACGTGTATCGCAGACTGCTCGCGGCGACCGGGGCGTTAGCCCTCGGCGCCTCCCTGCTCGGCGGATCGGCGGCGACGGCCGCCGGACCCGAGACCGTGGCGACCGGGCTTAACAGCCCCCGCCAGCTCGCCTTCAGCCCCGGCGGCACGCTGTACGTCGCCGAGGCCGGACCCTTCCTCACCCCGGACGACTCCTGCGTCCAGCATCCCGAGTTCGGGACCACCTGCGCGGGCCTCACCGGCTCCCTCGCGAAGATCTCCGGCGGCACGGTCGACCGGGTCGTCACCGGCCTGCCCTCCCTGAGCAGCGCGGCGGAGAGCGTCGGCCCCTTCGATCTCGTGTTCACCGGCAACAACACGGTCGCCTTCACGATCGGTCTCGGCGGCTCCCCCGCCATCCGCGACTCCTTCGGAAAGGACGGCACGCATCTGGGGTACGTCGGCTCGGCGACGCTGAACCCCAACCACAAGAAGGGCGTGGTCACCTACGAGTTCGACACGGTCGCCCACGAGGCCGCCCACGACATCGACGCCGACGTGGACTCCAACCCCACCGGGCTCGCTCGCTCCGGGAACGGCTACGTCGTCGCCGACTCCGGCGGCAACACCCTCGTGTCCACCCGCAAGGGCGGCTCGACCCTCGCCGAGTTCGCCCCGGTCGCGACGACCCAGCCCGGCCCGGTACCGGTCGGATTCCCGGCCGACGCCGTCCCGACCGACGTGGTCCAGGGCAAGGACGGCTCCTGGTACGTCTCCCAGCTCGTCGGCTTCCCCTTCGAGAAGGGCTCCTCGACGATCTGGCGCGTCCCCGCGGGCGGCGGCACGCCGACGCCCTATGCGACCGGTCTGACCAACGTCACCTCGCTCGACATCGCCTCGGACGGCACGCTGTACGCCGTGGAGGTCGCGAGCGACGGTCTGCTGAGCGGCCCGGTCGGGTCGCTGCGCAAGATCGTGCCCGGCGGCTCCTCGCATCCGCTGGTCGCGGGCGGGCTGAACCAGCCCTACGGCCTGGCGATCGACGGGTCGTGGGCCTACGTCACCACCGGCACCATCGCCCCGGCGACGGGCGGCGGCAGCGTGGTGCGGATCCGGCTCTGA
- a CDS encoding ATP-binding protein yields the protein MPSLSAGGSSAQAVCSSRTSTDDDSLSQDCDKGSPNSDVAVAALANGCSVGSGESDGGTTGGTSAEKHSGAADDGTSADSAADDRIDGSGLGLPMVRAILERHGGSAHRESWHGEGSTVTLGLPAGDGRAARG from the coding sequence ATGCCGTCATTGTCGGCCGGTGGTTCATCGGCGCAGGCCGTGTGCTCGTCGCGGACCTCGACGGACGACGACTCGCTGTCGCAGGACTGCGACAAAGGATCTCCGAACAGCGACGTCGCTGTCGCCGCGCTGGCGAACGGATGCTCGGTCGGTTCCGGGGAGTCGGATGGCGGAACCACCGGTGGCACCTCCGCGGAGAAGCACAGCGGAGCGGCCGACGACGGCACCTCGGCCGACAGCGCGGCCGACGATCGCATCGACGGCTCCGGGCTCGGGCTGCCGATGGTGCGCGCGATCCTCGAGCGGCACGGCGGCAGCGCCCATCGCGAGTCCTGGCACGGTGAGGGTTCCACCGTCACGCTCGGCCTCCCCGCGGGCGACGGGCGCGCCGCCAGGGGCTGA
- a CDS encoding ABC transporter ATP-binding protein, whose product MPASRALTATSLHVGYPGEPVIEGVDLEIAPGDAPLGLLGPSGAGKTTLLATLSGEQRPDYGQVMWNGKQVHRLRGRDRRDFRAAVRFVSQYAMTISDPRETVASRLQLAAKEARKGGRTHSVTPEEMLASVGLEERFLSRTMRTLSGGEVQRVALATALSTRPEILVLDEPLTAVDPHSRTRIAGALAATIERLGIGAFIASHDVDLLRRLCPQIAVLGEGRILARGLLDEVLESAEHPVIRELAEAHSEAHTEAARALR is encoded by the coding sequence ATGCCCGCTTCGAGAGCCCTCACCGCCACCTCTCTGCACGTCGGCTACCCCGGCGAGCCCGTCATCGAGGGCGTCGACCTCGAGATCGCGCCCGGCGACGCGCCGCTCGGACTGCTGGGCCCCTCCGGTGCCGGGAAGACCACGCTGCTGGCGACGCTCTCCGGTGAGCAGCGCCCCGATTACGGCCAGGTGATGTGGAACGGGAAGCAGGTGCACCGCCTGCGCGGCCGTGACCGTCGCGACTTCCGCGCCGCGGTCCGCTTCGTCTCCCAGTACGCGATGACCATCTCGGATCCGCGCGAGACCGTCGCCTCCCGTCTCCAGCTCGCCGCGAAGGAGGCCCGCAAGGGCGGGCGCACCCACTCGGTCACCCCCGAGGAGATGCTCGCCTCCGTCGGCCTCGAGGAGCGGTTCCTCTCCCGGACCATGCGCACCCTGTCCGGGGGTGAGGTCCAGCGTGTCGCCCTCGCGACCGCGCTGTCCACCCGGCCCGAGATCCTCGTGCTCGACGAGCCCCTGACCGCGGTGGACCCGCACAGCCGCACCCGTATCGCCGGCGCCCTCGCCGCCACGATCGAGCGCCTGGGCATCGGGGCGTTCATCGCCTCCCACGACGTGGACCTGCTGCGACGGCTCTGCCCGCAGATCGCCGTGCTCGGCGAGGGCCGGATCCTCGCCCGCGGCCTGCTGGACGAGGTCCTCGAGAGCGCGGAGCATCCCGTGATCCGGGAGCTCGCCGAGGCGCACTCCGAGGCCCACACCGAGGCCGCCCGCGCGCTGCGCTGA
- a CDS encoding metal-sensitive transcriptional regulator has protein sequence MATTDPAQTPAPPTEDAEAGHEHHHGYISDKSRYLARLKRIEGQARGLHRMVDEEKYCIDILTQISALKSALDGVAMGLLDDHMQHCVLDAARADEEEGSAKLKEASDAIARLVRS, from the coding sequence ATGGCCACCACCGATCCCGCCCAAACGCCCGCACCGCCTACCGAGGACGCGGAGGCGGGCCACGAGCACCACCACGGCTATATCTCCGACAAGTCCCGCTACCTCGCCCGTCTGAAGCGGATCGAGGGGCAGGCCCGCGGTCTGCACCGCATGGTCGACGAGGAGAAGTACTGCATCGACATCCTCACCCAGATCTCCGCGCTGAAGAGCGCGCTGGACGGGGTGGCGATGGGGCTGCTGGACGACCACATGCAGCACTGCGTGCTCGACGCCGCCCGCGCCGACGAGGAGGAGGGCTCGGCGAAGCTCAAGGAGGCCTCGGACGCGATCGCGCGCCTCGTGCGCTCCTGA